The following proteins are encoded in a genomic region of Gemmatimonadota bacterium:
- a CDS encoding TIGR00266 family protein, with protein MPADIIDYKLIGDDLQGVIITLDPGEAVMAEAGAMMYMQDGIEMQTTLDPNSQGGGLFTKLLGAGKRMLAGESFFVTLFGNAATVRRDVAFSAPVPGKIFVCDLQQWGGELLAQKDGFLCAARGINLDIAFTKKIGAGFFGGEGFILQRFTGDGLVFLHACGALVQMELKPGERLRVDTGCLVALQPSVDYDIQRVPGIKTALFGGEGLFFVQLTGPGRVILQTLPFSRLADKIVASSPLGRGRRREEGSVLGGLGSLISGDN; from the coding sequence ATGCCCGCCGATATCATCGATTACAAGCTCATTGGCGATGACCTGCAAGGGGTCATTATCACGCTCGATCCTGGCGAAGCCGTGATGGCTGAGGCCGGCGCGATGATGTACATGCAGGACGGCATCGAAATGCAGACGACGCTCGACCCCAACAGCCAAGGGGGCGGCCTGTTCACCAAGCTGCTGGGCGCTGGCAAACGCATGCTGGCCGGCGAGTCATTTTTTGTCACACTCTTTGGCAATGCCGCGACGGTGCGACGGGACGTGGCCTTTAGCGCGCCGGTGCCAGGCAAGATCTTCGTCTGCGACCTCCAGCAGTGGGGCGGCGAACTGCTGGCGCAAAAAGATGGCTTTCTCTGTGCGGCACGCGGCATCAATCTCGACATTGCATTCACCAAAAAGATCGGCGCTGGTTTTTTTGGCGGTGAAGGATTCATTCTCCAGCGCTTCACCGGCGACGGCCTCGTCTTTTTGCATGCCTGCGGCGCGCTCGTACAAATGGAGTTGAAGCCGGGGGAACGGCTGCGCGTGGACACCGGTTGTCTTGTGGCATTGCAGCCCAGCGTGGACTATGACATTCAGCGGGTGCCGGGAATCAAAACGGCGCTCTTCGGCGGCGAAGGATTGTTTTTTGTGCAACTCACGGGGCCGGGGCGTGTGATTCTGCAAACCCTTCCCTTCTCGCGACTCGCGGACAAGATCGTCGCGTCCTCGCCCCTCGGCCGAGGGCGCCGTCGCGAAGAAGGGAGCGTGCTCGGCGGACTCGGCTCGCTCATCAGCGGCGACAACTGA